In Colletotrichum destructivum chromosome 8, complete sequence, the following proteins share a genomic window:
- a CDS encoding Putative aromatic prenyltransferase: MEIYRLSAVHDASGSIDTKRNIYNDTVDSSPTSSKGSPLYSSWLPLIHNSLSSLLRWTGTYPADVQESHLAFVRDVVVPRLKPPAAADRLHYIGTHSHGIYEASLAFGSHKPARVRFTVQPLVDPSPQRGDPLGQKALRETLDSLASACGADRAWLDAFVDSVFLTAEEEASLVGKAAAAAGGGGPGAAGGPLRQNGFVAFDLEANMDKSGKAATVMKTYLFPQLKAIATGRKTVDTTDSLVRRLAQGDKQMLASWELLKTFLVNDGGEKMNIDFLAIDCLAPSKEPRFKVYVSSHFKSLAGVREAFTLGGLLPRSSADFLSQVWPQLMDMEDVSPAAMEDMEKPLSNPDSHYKGVGFAFSVVPGQAVPQIKMYVPMWQFAHDEAKIVECYQRVLQTQGTMGDYDVGTALESAFGKQRNTGLHTFASIISSAKGLELTTYLGPRVWE; this comes from the exons aTGGAAATTTACCGCCTATCCGCTGTCCATGACGCCAGTGGCAGCATCGACACCAAGCGGAACATCTACAACGACACAGTCGATTCTTCCCCAACTTCCTCCAAAGGAAGCCCTCTCTACTCTTCATGGCTGCCCCTTATCCACAACagcctctcttctctcctaCGCTGGACGGGGACCTACCCGGCCGACGTGCAGGAGTCCCACCTCGCTTTTGTTCGTGACGTCGTGGTCCCCCGCCTGAAGCCGCCTGCCGCGGCCGACAGGCTGCACTACATCGGAACACACAGCCACGGCATCTATGAAGCAAGCCTCGCCTTTGGCTCTCACAAACCGGCCAGGGTGCGGTTCACGGTGCAGCCGCTGGTGGATCCCAGCCCTCAGCGCGGTGACCCCTTGGGCCAGAAGGCATTGCGCGAGACACTGGACAGTCTGGCGTCTGCATGCGGCGCGGACCGCGCGTGGCTGGATGCCTTTGTCGATTCCGTCTTCCTCActgccgaagaggaggcgaGCTTGGTCggcaaggcggcggcggcggccggtggCGGTGGTCCCGGTGCTGCCGGTGGGCCACTGCGGCAGAACGGCTTTGTCGCATTCGATCTAGAGGCCAACATGGACAAGAGCGGGAAAGCGGCCACCGTCATGAAGACTTACCTGTTCCCGCAACTCAAGGCCATCGCGACGGGCCGGAAGACGGTGGACACGACGGATTCTCTCGTGAGGCGGCTTGCCCAGGGCGACAAGCAGATGCTGGCCTCCTGGGAACTGCTCAAAACGttcctcgtcaacgacgGCGGGGAAAAGATGAACATTgacttcctcgccatcgacTGCCTGGCGCCCAGCAAGGAGCCTCGCTTTAAGGTCTACGTCTCCTCCCACTTCAAGTCGCTCGCCGGGGTCCGTGAAGCCTTCACCCtgggcggccttcttccccgTTCCTCTGCCGACTTTCTGTCACAAGTCTGGCCCCAGCTCATGGACATGGAAGACGTTTCCCCGGCCGCGATGGAGGACATGGAGAAGCCGCTCAGTAACCCCGACAGCCATTACAAAGGGGTCGGCTTCGCCTTCTCCGTGGTGCCGGGCCAGGCGGTTCCGCAAATCAAGATGTACGTGCCCATGTGGCAGTTTGCgcacgacgaggccaagatcgTCGAGTGCTACCAACGCGTGCTCCAAACGCAGGGTACGATGGGGGATTACGACGTTGGAACTGCTCTTGAGAGCGCCTT CGGGAAACAGAGAAACACGGGTCTGCATACTTTTGCGTCCATCATCTCATCTGCAAAGGGTTTGGAACTTACCACTTACTTGGGGCCAAGGGTTTGGGAGTAA
- a CDS encoding Putative O-methyltransferase domain, S-adenosyl-L-methionine-dependent methyltransferase superfamily produces MALTAEQQITHLRSLLDILTTSTNDLIAELSSSSSTSKSKAANGAAANHVDVRVPADPKTEEARKRVIAATASLEAAVFTPQWRLGHLAHSYFVSRALHMVVEWEIPQLLATNGPMSLDALAAATGVVDTRKLGLVMRTLCAHHVFAETALDVFANDEASAALATDERLANSVRYASFLFPTADVLPGLLKDPALCASYASRDSAFAKSIGKGMGQFEYLNAHPEWRDCFNLWLASLGEYLHGLTDVGGYPWESTLRNGAVVVDVGGGLGSSIQALRTNFPDRRGREDFVGIVQDQPGMIEHATAHWQKTDPEALATGAVKLTVHDFFQENPVKGADVYWFRSVIVDWQDDDLTKMFTHIKNAMAPGKSRLLIGEYIMHPTCGDDMLPNAPSPLLKNYGEFQTMGLISGFILTVSPNGVQRTIQDLSKVVEAAGLKIVKVWICRGLGHVIECRLKEDAVAAE; encoded by the coding sequence ATGGCTCTTACCGCAGAACAACAAATCACCCATCTCCGGTCTCTTCTGGACATACTTACCACCTCGACCAACGACCTCATTGCCGAactctcctcctcctcctccacttCCAAGTCCAAGGCTGCAAATGGAGCTGCGGCAAACCATGTAGATGTTCGCGTCCCGGCGGACCCCAAGACGGAGGAGGCCCGCAAGCGCGTCATCGCTGCGACGGCCTCCCTTGAGGCGGCCGTCTTCACGCCCCAGTGGCGCCTCGGCCACCTGGCACACAGCTATTTCGTGTCCCGCGCGCTGCACATGGTAGTCGAGTGGGAGATTCCCCAGCTGTTGGCGACCAACGGGCCCATgagcctcgacgccctcgccgccgcgacgggcgtcgtcgacacgcgCAAGCTGGGGCTCGTGATGCGGACGCTGTGCGCGCACCacgtcttcgccgagacggccCTCGACGTCTTTGCCAACGATGAGGCGTCGGCTGCCCTCGCGACCGACGAGCGCCTCGCCAACTCGGTGCGCTAcgcctccttcctcttccccacGGCCGACGTGCTGCCGGGACTCCTCAAGGACCCCGCCCTCTGCGCCAGCTACGCTTCGCGAGACTCGGCCTTCGCCAAGAGCATTGGCAAGGGTATGGGCCAGTTCGAGTACCTGAACGCGCACCCGGAGTGGCGCGACTGCTTCAACTTGTGGCTCGCCTCGCTGGGCGAATACCTGCACGGGCTGACCGATGTGGGCGGCTACCCCTGGGAATCCACCCTCCGGAACGGCGCCgtggtcgtcgacgtcggcggtggGCTCGGTAGCTCGATTCAGGCCCTGCGGACCAACTTTCCCGACCGTCGCGGCCGCGAAGActtcgtcggcatcgtccaggACCAGCCCGGCATGATCGAGCACGCCACCGCCCACTGGCAAAAGACGGACCCGGAGGCGTTGGCCACGGGAGCAGTTAAGCTCACCGTGCACGATTTCTTCCAGGAGAACCccgtcaagggcgccgacgtgtACTGGTTCCggtccgtcatcgtcgactggcaggacgacgacctgaCCAAGATGTTCACGCACATCAAGAACGCCATGGCGCCTGGGAAGTCGCGCCTGCTGATCGGCGAGTACATCATGCACCCGACGTGCGGCGACGACATGCTGCCCAacgcgccgtcgccgttgctCAAGAACTACGGCGAGTTCCAGACCATGGGCCTCATCTCAGGATTCATCCTGACCGTCAGCCCCAATGGTGTCCAACGGACCATCCAGGACCTGAGCAAAGTGGTGGAGGCGGCTGGCCTGAAGATTGTCAAGGTCTGGATTTGCCGTGGCCTGGGGCATGTGATTGAGTGTCGGTTGAAGGAGGACGCGGTAGCTGCTGAGTGA
- a CDS encoding Putative AAA+ ATPase domain, CDR ABC transporter, ABC-2 type transporter, transmembrane yields the protein MAATLSTTTDNNNNHHHTNEAENGRPGLRSRRTSNTNQERPHHLRQHHEQHQHQQQPSSPTSPATSSRWSGSRPRPRSSLVSHPGVPNSNRPKSVHISAEEYKAISELVELAKGLLEKHQTGNDDNVSPSSTRNSTSTSTSTSTSSGDSLDISKPPKRDGPLDPFGANFDAREWAKSFYRLRSESCEVRKAGVAFRRLSVSGHGSDTAFQTTVGNAWWLQAMAGVRGLLRLKRPQEVRILQGLEGVLKDGEMLCVLGPPGSGCSTFLRTISGNTSGTQVADDTYLNYRGVSADEMRRYFRGDAIYTAEEDVHFPVLSVADTLFFAARARAPKTPPGGLTTDEYARRVRDVTMAMLGISHTLETPVGGTDGDTARGVSGGERKRVSIAEAALSFAPLQCWDNSTRGLDSGTTVDFCRTLRVQSDMMGMASAVAIYQAPQEAYELFDKVLVLYEGRQIYFGPTAQAKAYFQRLGFVCPGNQTTPDFLTSMTSPAERGREGVIKPGYEAKVPHTPDEFAEAWRTSSHRRRLEQELDAYEASFGLSGSGSGSGSGSRTHYAEFLASKTSDQSSLQRWKSPYTLSYPRQVSLCLWRSLALLKAAPQMTVTMLVVNLFQTVIVASLFYRLSETAESMKSRSTLLFTAALVNAFVCILEVSALFAKRAIVEKHVRYALYHASADAIADLAMSLPFKLLNAITVNTVFYWMCNMRKGGGPFVFFVLVQFAMTLALSLFFRLVASAAKSQATAMAPATTVLLTLALYTGFAVPPMYYRSYASWIAKLNPVAYGFEALMINEFGNGRKFPCKVFVPSGPAYDAGTAMAMPQTRVCAAQGAAPGANFVDGSAYITGAFGYLDSHRWRNVGIIFAFAVVYLVLHLIVTELVSSEKSHGEVLVFPKGKVPARRAKGDDVEDRLTKGRTETPSMTMSNSMASPLSVKPLAPVLKTNKSENWESEIAGMYTGEGGSPTTIRTEGVYSTTANTKPLPPSPLSPAPGTTKSWNWPQDRGRSGEHGHDHDQSGLGIDRQTAIFHWSNVCYDVKLKKKETKRILDCVDGWCEPGTLTALMGVSGAGKTTLLDALASRLSTGVVTGEMLVDGAPRDASFQQKTGYVKQQDQHLVTSTVREALTFSAVLRQPARFSQEEKMAYVDKVIDILGMGEYADAVVGVPGEGLNVEQRKRLTIGVELAARPALLLFLDEPTSGLDSQTSFSICSLLETLKQNGQAILCTIHQPSAVLFERFDRLLLLAPGGRTVYFGQIGRNANVLVDYFIRNGGPRPAKGKNPAEYILEQVRAGGKQKKGLDWPGIWRQSPEYNDVKAHLARLKEEAGGRARRRRTASSMTTQQEQDPPFAAPFCTQLSEVTRRVALHYWRTPSYVYAKMLLTFGAALFIGLSLLNLPNTQVGITIQTIAIFMFLTTHFNLMLQILPVFVAQRTLYEGREQPSRTYSWAAFMAGQMAVEMLYNALMAPPAFLAWYYLVGLYRNAAETNDTASRGGLAFLFMLAFFLQASTFAHMIAAALDLADQAAGIGNLFFVIMFIFNGILATPPTFWTWVYRVNPITYLVEGLLGTGLANAGIHCADNEFLHMNPPPGQTCGQYLQTFIAQAGGYLADPAATADCRYCTTSNTNEVLAGVRVRFDNRWRDLGILFMYVFFNAVAAFALYWTRVPKPRRDEDGTSSPSPSSSSSPSSGQDGSGNTNPLAETWNRLTGKGKVKGGHGGAGEPSPQLPWTEEKRTDTSLSGHTLHDTQTGKVPGPPRSSANGSMQLLGGSGRRYWDDEESNASNVQALGNQVENKEQQGSGLRDLSVGEEGDQDIYFIMQRPPTTPQHWI from the exons ATGGCTGCCACactctccaccaccaccgacaacaacaataatCACCACCATACCAACGAAGCAGAGAACGGTCGGCCGGGGTTACGGAGCAGGCGGACATCCAACACCAACCAAGAACGACCACATCATCTACGGCAACATCATGAacagcatcaacatcaacaacaaccatcatcgccaacatCTCCAGCCACATCCTCGCGGTGGTCTgggtctcgccctcgccctcgctcCTCGCTCGTCAGTCATCCGGGTGTTCCCAACAGCAACCGGCCCAAATCTGTGCACATTTCAGCGGAGGAGTACAAGGCCATCAGCGAactcgtcgagctcgccaaggGCTTGCTAGAGAAGCATCAAAccggcaacgacgacaacgtctCACCCTCGTCAACCCGgaacagcaccagcaccagcaccagcaccagcaccagcagcggCGACTCTCTCGACATCTCGAAGCCTCCGAAGCGGGATGGCCCCCTCGACCCCTTTGGCGCCAACTTCGACGCCCGGGAGTGGGCCAAGTCCTTCTACCGCCTCCGCTCCGAAAGCTGCGAGGTGCGCAAGGCAGGTGTGGCGTTCCGCAGGCTGAGCGTCTCAGGCCATGGGTCCGACACGGCGTTCCAGACGACCGTCGGCAACGCGTGGTGGCTCCAGGCCATGGCCGGCGTGCGTGGGCTGTTGCGTTTGAAGCGTCCGCAGGAGGTGCGCATCCtgcagggcctcgaggggGTCCTCAAGGACGGCGAGATGCTCTGCGTGCTAGGCCCGCCGGGCAGCGGGTGCTCGACCTTTCTACGGACAATCTCGGGGAACACGAGTGGCACGCAGGTGGCGGACGACACATATCTCAACTACCGCGGCGTgagcgccgacgagatgAGGCGCTACTTCCGGGGCGACGCCATCTacacggccgaggaggacgtccACTTCCCCGTGCTCTCGGTGGCCGACAcgctcttcttcgccgcgcGCGCGAGGGCGCCCAAGACGCCGCCAGGCGGGCTCACGACGGACGAGTACGCGCGGCGGGTGCGCGACGTGACCATGGCCATGCTGGGCATCTCGCACACGCTCGAGAcgcccgtcggcggcaccgacggcgacaCGGCGCGCGGCGTGTCGGGCGGCGAGCGCAAGCGCGTGagcatcgccgaggcggcgctgagCTTCGCGCCGCTACAGTGCTGGGACAACAGCACGCGCGGGCTCGACAGCGGCACCACGGTCGACTTCTGCAGGACCCTGCGCGTTCAGAGCGACATGATGGGCATGGCgagcgccgtcgccatctACCAGGCGCCCCAGGAGGCCTACGAGCTCTTCGACAAGGTCCTTGTCCTCTATGAAGGGCGGCAGATCTACTTTGGCCCGACGGCCCAGGCCAAGGCCTACTTCCAGCGCCTGGGCTTCGTCTGCCCGGGGAACCAGACGACCCCAGACTTCCTGACGTCCATGACCAGCCCGGCCGAGCGTGGACGGGAGGGCGTCATCAAGCCCGGATACGAGGCCAAGGTGCCGCATACGCCGGACGAGTTTGCCGAGGCGTGGAGGACGAGTagccaccgtcgccggctcGAACAGGAGCTGGACGCGTACGAGGCAAGCTTCGGCctctccggctccggctccggctccggctccggctcgcGGACCCACTACGCCGAGTTCCTGGCGAGCAAGACGAGCGACCAGTCGTCTCTACAGCGGTGGAAGTCGCCCTACACCCTCTCGTACCCGCGGCAGGTCTCGCTGTGCCTGTGGCGCTCTCTCGCGCTGCTCAAGGCCGCGCCGCAgatgacggtgacgatgcTCGTCGTCAACCTCTTCCagaccgtcatcgtcgccagcCTCTTCTACCGGCTgtccgagacggccgagtccATGAAGTCCCGCAGCACGCTGCTGTTCACGGCCGCGCTGGTCAACGCCTTCGTCTGCATCCTCGAGGTGTCGGCCCTGTTCGCCAAGCGGgccatcgtcgagaagcATGTCCGCTACGCCCTCTATcacgcctcggccgacgccatcgctGACCTGGCTATGAGTCTGCCGTTCAAGTTACTCAacgccatcaccgtcaacACCGTCTTCTACTGGATGTGCAATATGCGCAAGGGGGGCGGCCCCTTTGTCTTCTTCGTGCTGGTCCAGTTCGCCATGACTCTCGCCCTGAGCCTGTTCTTCCGCCTTGTCGCTTCGGCGGCCAAGAGTCAAGCGACAGCCATggccccggcgacgacggtgctgCTCACGCTGGCCTTGTATACGGGCTTCGCCGTCCCGCCCATGTACTACAGGTCGTATGCCTCGTGGATTGCCAAGCTGAATCCCGTCGCGTATGGGTTCGAGGCCCTCATGATCAACGAGTTTGGCAACGGGCGAAAGTTCCCTTGCAAAGTCTTTGTTCCGTCTGGCCCGGCCTATGATGCGGgcacggcgatggcgatgccgcAGACGCGCGTGTGTGCCGCGCAGGGGGCTGCCCCAGGCGCCAACTTCGTCGACGGGAGCGCCTACATCACCGGTGCCTTTGGCTATCTGGACAGCCACCGGTGGCGGAACGTCGGCATCATCTTCGCCTTCGCGGTGGTGTATCTTGTGCTGCACCTCATTGTCACGGAGCTGGTGAGCAGCGAAAAGAGCCACGGCGAGGTGCTCGTTTTCCCCAAGGGCAAAGTCCCAGCGAGGCGGGCAAAGGGAGACGACGTGGAGGACCGTCTCACCAAAGGGAGAACGGAGACACCGAGCATGACTATGAGCAACTCCATGGCTTCTCCTCTGTCCGTCAAGCCTCTTGCGCCTGTCTTGAAGACGAACAAAAGCGAGAATTGGGAGAGTGAAATTGCTGGCATGTACACTGGTGAAGGGGGTTCTCCAACGACTATTAGGACTGAAGGAGTGTACAGTACCACTGCCAACACCaagcctcttcctccctctcctctttctcctgCTCCCGGCACAACCAAGTCCTGGAACTGGCCGCAGGACCGAGGCAGGTCAGGTGAGCATGGCCATGACCATGATCAGTCCGGGCTGGGGATCGACCGTCAGACGGCCATCTTCCACTGGAGCAACGTCTGCTACGACGTcaagctcaagaagaaggagacgaagagaATCCTAGACTGCGTGGACGGGTGGTGCGAGCCGGGGACGCTCACTGCGCTCATGGGCGTCTCGGGCGCCGGCAAGACGacgctcctcgacgccctcgcctcgCGCCTGTCGACCGGCGTCGTGACGGGCGAGATGCTTGTCGACGGGGCCCCACGCGACGCATCCTTCCAGCAGAAGACGGGCTACGTCAAGCAGCAGGACCAGCACCTCGTCACGTCGACGGTACGCGAGGCCCTCACCTTCAgcgccgtcctccgccagccgGCCCGCTTCTCCCAAGAGGAAAAGATGGCCTacgtcgacaaggtcatcgacatcctcggcatGGGGGAatacgccgacgccgtcgtcggcgtgccCGGCGAGGGTCTGAACGTCGAACAGCGCAAGAGGCTGACCATTGGtgtcgagctggccgcccGTCCTGCCCTACTTCTGTTCCTGGACGAGCCCACCTCGGGCTTGGATTCGCAGACGAGCTTCTCCATCTGCTCTCTACTCGAGACCTTGAAGCAGAATGGCCAGGCTATTCTGTGTACGATTCATCAGCCATCGGCGGTT CTCTTTGAGCGGTTCGACaggcttctcctcctcgcccccgGCGGACGAACCGTCTACTTTGGCCAGATCGGACGCAACGCAAACGTCCTTGTCGACTACTTCATTCGTAACGGCGGCCCGCGGCCCGCAAAGGGGAAGAACCCGGCCGAGTACATTCTAGAACAAGTCCGGGCTGGCGGAAAGCAGAAAAAGGGCCTTGACTGGCCCGGCATCTGGCGGCAGAGCCCCGAGTAcaacgacgtcaaggccCACCTGGCCCGACTGAAGGAAGAAGCCGGcgggagggcgaggcggaggaggacggcgtcgtcgatgacgacgcaACAGGAGCAGGATCCTCCTTTCGCCGCTCCCTTCTGCACACAGCTCTCCGAGGTGACGAGGCGTGTGGCCCTACACTACTGGCGCACCCCGAGTTATGTCTACGCAAAGATGCTGTTGACCTTtggcgccgccctcttcatcggcCTCTCGCTGCTCAACCTGCCCAACACGCAGGTCGGCATCACCATCCAAaccatcgccatcttcatgTTCCTCACGACGCACTTCAACCTGATGCTGCAGATCCtgcccgtcttcgtcgcccaaCGCACCCTCTACGAGGGCCGCGAGCAGCCCTCGCGCACTTACTCGTGGGCTGCCTTCATGGCCGGCCAGATGGCCGTTGAGATGCTCTACAACGCCCTCATGGCCCCGCCGGCGTTCCTGGCATGGTACTATCTTGTCGGGCTCTaccgcaacgccgccgagaccaaTGACACGGCCTCGCGCGGCGGATTGGCCTTCCTGTTCATgctcgccttcttcctgcAAGCCAGCACCTTTGCGCACATgattgccgccgccctggacctcgccgaccaggccgccggcatcggcaacctcttcttcgtcatcatgttcatcttcaacggcatcctcgcgacgccgcccaccTTCTGGACGTGGGTGTACCGCGTCAACCCCATCACctacctcgtcgagggcctgctgGGCACTGGGCTCGCCAATGCCGGCATCCACTGCGCCGACAACGAGTTCCTGCACATGAACCCGCCGCCCGGCCAGACGTGCGGCCAATACCTGCAGACCTTTAtcgcccaggccggcggATACCTTGCCGACCCGGCTGCCACCGCCGACTGCCGCTACTGCACGACGAGCAACACGAACGAGGTGCTGGCTGGCGTCCGCGTCCGTTTTGACAACCGCTGGCGCGACCTGGGCATCCTGTTCATGTacgtcttcttcaacgccgtgGCTGCCTTTGCTCTGTACTGGACCCGTGTGCCCAAGCCCAGAAGAGACGAAGATGGCacatcatcaccgtcaccgtcatcatcatcatcgccatcgtcgggcCAGGATGGCAGCGGCAACACGAACCCTCTTGCAGAAACTTGGAACCGTCTCACGGGGAAGGGCAAAGTCAAGGGAGGGCATGGCGGTGCTGGCGAGCCCTCGCCACAGCTTCCCTGGACCGAGGAAAAACGGACCGACACGTCCTTGAGCGGCCACACCTTGCATGACACGCAGACCGGGAAAGTACCGGGACCGCCTCGGTCCTCCGCCAACGGCAGCATGCAGTTGCTCGGGGGCAGTGGCAGGAGGTACTGGGACGATGAAGAAAGCAATGCTAGCAACGTCCAAGCACTGGGCAACCAAGTAGAGAATAAAGAGCAGCAGGGAAGTGGGTTGCGGGATTTGAGTGTGGGCGAAGAGGGGGATCAGGACATCTACTTCATCATGCAAAGGCCACCCACGACTCCTCAACACTGGATTTGA
- a CDS encoding Putative cytochrome P450 has protein sequence MIRHTIPSNVHVSSPADLVWSLGLAIVGFLVLRTVYYLTLHPLAGYPGPMLARITTITSLWHRADGSNHSWPLLLHKRYGHVVRIGPNELSYTHPDAWHDIYAKAGGGGDMPKDFVGLGPDMAAPEKGIVRADDANHQRQRRIFSHAFSDRAVLKQESLVQGHVRNLMRKLAAGDASDENAEQPASSPSSSPSSSSPSRGHRVDLMTWLSYLAFDIMGDLMYGEPLGMLESDQSARQWVRDTYATIKTVTLGMAMMGWHPPLGPLLLRTIWGGSSRRRAQHNRFSMDRVDKRLDRREDDDSSSSSGSSDIWSMIMQNSGGSSSSEKQQSGVITRAEMYSNAATFMIGGTETTTAATSALTYLLLKHPAKMATLRAELDDPQADMSFTGLRKLPYLNACIEEAMRLYPPAPTPMPRIVPRGGRVVCGRYVPAGTRVDIPLYAIAHHPDNFVDPEDFVPERWLDDDRRPARYAGDRLDCIKVFSVGPRDCIGKNLAYPEMRLIMASLLYNFDLELADPSLDWLDQKSYGIWDKPPLWVKLVPRQAKQAL, from the exons ATGATTCGCCACACGATCCCATCCAACGTCCACGTATCCAGCCCGGCGGACCTCGTCTGGAGCCTCGGCCTGGCCATCGTCGGGTTTCTCGTGCTGCGGACCGTCTACTACCTGACCCTCCATCCCCTGGCAGGATACCCCGGCCCGATGCTCGCAcgcatcaccaccatcacgtCCCTGTGGCACCGCGCCGACGGGTCGAATCACAGCTGGCCGCTGCTCCTCCACAAGAGGTACGGCCATGTTGTACGCATCGGCCCCAACGAGCTGAGCTACACCCACCCGGATGCCTGGCACGACATCtacgccaaggccggcggcggcggcgataTGCCCAAGGACTTTGTCGGCCTGGGCCCGGACATGGCGGCGCCCGAAAAGGGCATCGtgcgcgccgacgacgccaaccaccagcggcagcggcgcaTCTTCTCGCACGCCTTTTCCGACCGTGCCGTGCTCAAGCAAGAGAGCCTCGTGCAGGGCCACGTCCGCAACTTGATGCGCAAGCtagccgccggcgacgcgtCGGACGAGAATGCAGAGCaacctgcttcttctccttcctcttctccatcttcttcttccccctctcgTGGCCATCGTGTCGACCTCATGACCTGGCTCAGCTACCTGGCCTTTGACATCATGGGCGACCTCATGTACGGCGAGCCGCTCGGCATGCTCGAGAGCGACCAGTCGGCTCGCCAGTGGGTCCGCGACACATACGCAACAATCAAGACCGTCACGCTCggcatggccatgatgggaTGGCACCCGCCCTTGGGTCCGCTGCTCCTCCGAACCATCTGGggtggcagcagcaggcgtCGTGCCCAGCACAACCGCTTCTCGATGGACCGCGTCGATAAGCGCCTGGACCGCcgtgaagacgacgacagctcctcctcctctggcAGCAGCGACATCTGGTCGATGATCATGCAgaacagcggcggcagcagcagcagcgagaagCAGCAGTCAGGCGTCATCACGCGCGCCGAGATGTActccaacgccgccaccTTCATGATCGGCGGCACCGAGACTACCACGGCCGCCACGTCGGCCCTGACCTACCTGCTGCTCAAGCACCCGGCCAAGATGGCCACGCTccgcgccgagctcgacgacccgCAGGCCGACATGAGCTTCACCGGCCTGCGCAAGCTGCCGTACCTCAACGCCTGCATCGAAGAGGCCATGCGCCTGTACCCGCCCGCGCCAACGCCCATGCCGCGCATCGTgccccgcggcggccgcgtcgtctGTGGCCGCTACGTGCCGGCCGGCACGCGCGTCGATATCCCGCTGTATGCCATTGCCCACCACCCGGACAACTTTGTCGACCCCGAGGATTTCGTGCCGGAGCGGtggctggacgacgaccgcCGGCCTGCCAGATATGCCGGGGATCGGCTAGACTGCATCAAGGTGTTTTCGGTGGGACCGAGAGACTGTATTGGCAAAAA CCTTGCGTACCCCGAGATGAGGCTCATCATGGCCAGTCTGTTGTACAACTTCGACCTTGAATTGGCTGACCCTAGCTTGGACTGGCTGGACCAGAAGAGTTACGGGATCTGGGACAAGCCCCCGCTCTGGGTCAAGTTGGTACCTCGTCAGGCCAAACAGGCCCTTTGA